The Chloroflexia bacterium SDU3-3 genome has a segment encoding these proteins:
- a CDS encoding extracellular solute-binding protein — protein sequence MRRVFSLLCLCSLLLSACGPGNSEDDGPIPGLDTSPVPTAQGSGDGTSSGATITFAAWEYEMSTYETLATKFHEENPGINVVIVSMDELSSSGESDAPQDEVSRMRRVVSGADTAAQSSISPEVAASGLLLDMKPLMESDAGFKRDDFYPGVLDRGTYDKGMLVLPRYVWLQILAYNKDLFKNAGVPEPKSDWTWNDLFGAAEQIAAFDSKAYGFYDPSSGFYSLLSEIESRKINVLDVSAADADLTQPELVSAIEKIQGLITNRTIYSGVSKGSKNQSDPQQVVRDGHVGIFPPEMTTSYMEGATDIGKPQTAADLPFTMGKINYPKSDALLSTINNSNVEGFVISSGTQHPNEAWKWVEFLSRQTDDSPNGRMMMVGTGRIPARQSVAEASKFWDNVDDEAKTAYQTTLAQQVVRMTKTPDYTTLGPLSQAIYDVTTGGKKPADALKSAQEQLTAQVDELAKATPTPTPQAGPVVVSTPVPQTAPDGAATLVFNPLGYDTSSFRKMARTFNDQKNGYFVQIKATDVTTSPVTLADAAKSADCFAWWNAPQSANDFAALLDLQPFFSADASFKQDDFPPAVLSQLTSNGGIYGLPYTFNTRVLGYNKTIFDSAGIETPTYTWKPDDFLAAAKALTTGSGDKKQYGYIPLGGAISDLSFFITQFGGQLSTGSGKDVQPNFSDPTVVKAIQWYIDLAKVHGVTPKFTLPYSPSDNSSDNSYDMIQKGLGAMWLDSGYGSFPVGVDGVNSGLSWQPGLAPLPLGGAGMQSGDLWVRGFYVSAKTEQQQGCWEWLKFVTSNVNNLNGDLPARISVASSAEFTSSANETQLQMIKIYQEALKQPSKNNPGLNALYSSSQFGFDTYWFYKAIDDAIEKDANLAEELKKADELTKANMKCVAETQKPATCAKQTDPEYDGYNTEDPDPNRPIGIERGWGG from the coding sequence ATGCGACGTGTCTTCTCGCTCCTATGCCTCTGCAGCCTGCTGCTTTCTGCTTGCGGGCCAGGCAACAGCGAAGATGATGGACCCATCCCCGGGCTTGACACATCCCCTGTACCAACGGCCCAGGGCAGCGGCGACGGCACTTCCAGCGGCGCAACTATCACCTTTGCCGCATGGGAATACGAGATGAGCACCTACGAGACGCTGGCGACAAAATTCCACGAGGAAAACCCCGGCATCAACGTCGTGATCGTATCGATGGACGAGCTGTCGAGCAGCGGCGAGAGCGACGCCCCGCAGGACGAGGTCTCGCGCATGCGGCGGGTGGTGAGCGGTGCCGACACCGCAGCCCAGAGCAGCATCTCGCCCGAGGTGGCCGCATCGGGCCTGCTGCTAGACATGAAGCCGCTGATGGAGAGCGACGCGGGCTTCAAGCGCGATGACTTCTACCCCGGCGTGCTCGATCGCGGCACCTACGACAAGGGCATGCTGGTGCTGCCGCGCTACGTGTGGCTGCAGATCTTGGCCTATAACAAGGATCTGTTCAAGAATGCCGGCGTGCCCGAGCCGAAATCCGACTGGACCTGGAATGACCTGTTCGGGGCCGCCGAGCAGATCGCCGCGTTCGACAGCAAGGCCTACGGCTTCTACGACCCGAGCAGCGGCTTCTACAGCCTGCTGTCGGAGATCGAGAGCCGCAAGATCAACGTCTTGGATGTGTCTGCCGCCGACGCCGACCTCACCCAGCCTGAGCTGGTGAGCGCTATCGAGAAGATCCAGGGCCTGATCACCAACCGCACGATCTACAGCGGCGTCTCCAAGGGCTCTAAGAACCAGAGCGACCCGCAGCAGGTGGTGCGCGACGGCCATGTGGGCATCTTCCCACCCGAGATGACCACATCCTATATGGAGGGCGCCACCGACATCGGCAAACCGCAGACCGCCGCCGATCTACCCTTCACCATGGGCAAGATCAACTACCCTAAATCCGACGCGCTGCTCTCGACCATCAACAACAGCAACGTCGAGGGCTTTGTGATCAGCTCGGGGACGCAGCACCCCAACGAGGCCTGGAAATGGGTCGAGTTCCTCTCGCGCCAGACCGACGATAGCCCCAACGGCAGGATGATGATGGTGGGCACGGGCCGTATCCCCGCACGCCAGAGCGTGGCCGAGGCCAGCAAGTTCTGGGACAACGTCGACGACGAGGCCAAGACTGCCTACCAGACCACGCTGGCCCAGCAGGTGGTGCGCATGACCAAGACGCCCGACTACACCACGCTGGGGCCGCTGAGCCAGGCGATCTACGATGTGACGACCGGCGGAAAGAAGCCCGCCGACGCGCTCAAGAGCGCCCAGGAGCAGCTGACCGCCCAGGTGGACGAGCTGGCCAAGGCTACACCCACGCCCACGCCGCAGGCCGGGCCGGTGGTGGTGTCCACGCCGGTGCCGCAGACCGCCCCCGATGGCGCGGCGACGCTGGTCTTCAACCCGCTGGGCTACGACACCTCGTCGTTCCGCAAGATGGCCCGCACCTTCAACGACCAGAAGAACGGCTACTTTGTGCAGATCAAGGCCACCGACGTCACCACATCGCCGGTGACGCTGGCCGACGCCGCCAAGAGCGCCGACTGCTTCGCATGGTGGAACGCACCCCAGTCGGCCAACGACTTCGCCGCGCTGCTCGACCTGCAGCCCTTCTTCTCGGCGGATGCCAGCTTCAAGCAGGATGACTTCCCGCCCGCCGTGCTGAGCCAGCTCACATCCAACGGCGGCATCTACGGCCTGCCCTACACCTTCAACACCCGCGTGCTGGGCTACAACAAGACCATATTCGACAGCGCAGGCATCGAGACGCCGACCTACACCTGGAAGCCCGACGACTTCCTGGCCGCCGCCAAGGCGCTGACCACCGGCAGCGGCGACAAGAAGCAGTACGGCTACATCCCGCTGGGCGGCGCGATCAGCGACCTCAGCTTCTTCATCACACAGTTTGGCGGCCAGCTCTCCACCGGCAGCGGCAAGGATGTGCAGCCCAACTTCAGCGACCCGACCGTGGTCAAGGCCATCCAGTGGTACATCGATCTGGCCAAAGTCCACGGCGTGACGCCCAAGTTCACCCTGCCCTACAGTCCCAGCGACAACTCCAGCGACAACTCGTACGACATGATCCAGAAGGGCCTGGGGGCCATGTGGCTGGACAGCGGCTACGGCTCGTTCCCGGTAGGTGTCGATGGGGTGAACTCGGGGCTCAGCTGGCAGCCGGGGCTGGCACCGCTGCCGCTCGGCGGCGCAGGCATGCAGAGCGGCGACCTCTGGGTGCGCGGCTTCTATGTCTCGGCCAAGACTGAGCAGCAGCAGGGCTGCTGGGAGTGGCTGAAGTTTGTCACTTCCAATGTGAACAACCTCAATGGCGACCTGCCCGCCCGGATCTCGGTGGCCAGCTCGGCGGAGTTCACCAGCAGCGCCAACGAGACCCAGCTGCAGATGATCAAGATCTACCAGGAGGCGCTCAAGCAGCCCAGCAAGAACAACCCTGGCCTGAACGCCCTGTACAGCTCGTCGCAGTTTGGATTTGACACCTACTGGTTCTACAAGGCCATCGACGACGCGATCGAGAAGGATGCAAACTTGGCCGAGGAGCTGAAAAAGGCCGACGAGCTGACCAAGGCCAACATGAAGTGCGTGGCCGAGACCCAGAAGCCGGCCACCTGCGCCAAGCAGACCGACCCCGAGTACGACGGCTACAACACCGAAGACCCCGACCCGAACCGCCCGATCGGCATCGAGCGAGGGTGGGGCGGCTAG
- a CDS encoding ABC transporter ATP-binding protein: MTEPHFIVASNLVKIFQVADLEVVALQGLDLEAEKGEILTLVGPSGSGKSTLLNALGGLDRPSAGKLEVGGKNLLKLSASELASYRRETIGFVWQQTARNLLPYLTARENIELLMTLAGQSGKAKRQWADELLEAVGMSSYARSRPTQLSGGQQQRIAIACALANRPQILLGDEPTGEVDWPTAQMILKLLRDLRDRFGLTIVMVTHDPRVAAWADRTIAIRDGRTSTETVRISDEADLASAPATHETQHLSAAPITHEEMVVLDGAGRLQIPGEQRALAGIGRRAKVELTEQGILIRAVEDDRGASMPAQTDADGPSASLLYSSEPLHTEKPKRNPRRIFPWSKKPTPEQ; encoded by the coding sequence ATGACAGAACCACACTTCATCGTCGCTTCCAACCTCGTCAAGATCTTCCAGGTGGCCGACCTGGAGGTGGTCGCGCTCCAGGGCCTCGACCTAGAGGCCGAGAAGGGCGAGATCCTCACGCTGGTCGGCCCATCGGGCAGCGGAAAATCGACCCTGCTGAACGCGCTGGGCGGCCTCGATCGGCCCTCGGCGGGCAAGCTGGAGGTTGGCGGCAAAAACCTGCTGAAGCTCAGCGCCTCGGAGCTGGCCAGCTACCGCCGCGAGACCATCGGCTTTGTGTGGCAGCAGACCGCCCGCAACCTGCTGCCCTACCTCACCGCCCGCGAGAACATCGAGCTGCTGATGACACTGGCGGGCCAGAGCGGCAAGGCCAAGCGCCAGTGGGCCGACGAACTGCTGGAGGCGGTGGGCATGAGCAGCTACGCCCGCTCGCGCCCCACCCAGCTCTCCGGCGGCCAGCAGCAGCGCATCGCGATCGCATGCGCTCTGGCCAACCGCCCGCAGATCCTGCTGGGCGACGAGCCGACCGGCGAGGTCGACTGGCCGACCGCGCAGATGATTCTCAAGCTGCTGCGCGACCTGCGCGACCGCTTCGGCCTGACGATCGTGATGGTGACCCACGACCCGCGCGTGGCGGCCTGGGCCGACCGCACCATCGCCATCCGCGACGGGCGCACCAGCACCGAGACCGTGCGCATCAGCGACGAGGCCGATCTGGCCAGCGCGCCCGCCACCCACGAGACCCAGCACCTGTCCGCAGCACCCATCACCCACGAGGAGATGGTGGTGCTCGACGGCGCGGGGCGGCTGCAGATCCCCGGCGAGCAGCGCGCCCTGGCCGGGATCGGGCGGCGCGCCAAGGTCGAACTGACCGAGCAGGGCATCCTCATCCGCGCGGTAGAGGATGACCGCGGCGCATCCATGCCCGCCCAGACCGACGCCGATGGCCCGAGCGCCAGCCTGCTCTACAGCAGCGAGCCGCTCCACACCGAGAAGCCCAAAAGAAATCCGCGGCGGATCTTCCCGTGGAGCAAAAAGCCCACACCCGAGCAGTAG
- a CDS encoding HlyD family efflux transporter periplasmic adaptor subunit: MRRVRYIGTALLSSMLAFQLAACGAASSAQTEEATPTPLPPAAEIERPTFVVKRGTIENPLDVNGRVSPVDLKALAFKRAGTVASVHADKGQQVKAGDVLAELKQDDEVDALREAEDGVTQAQRDLDSAKVQRDKQIAQAKLDLQDAQDALKRVLPGGADDPIRAAQKELEEAQKAADTQNTTGSEGKTEAEYNLVKASEALSDTQKQVSAAYWDVVWVDKYGTDPDNPFTETTDENGKIIRKPNKLTDEQKQAIKDKYTEAQRTLRDSERAVAQAERALEKARKEEIDGNGDATEKVAEAQNKLNDMISGSGNKELSSAQKAVKSAQLALEEAEAATLNTATKAVEDAKRALDKARKKVTDGQITAPQDGELISISIGEGDTVEADSFVIEIADTSRLEVGAELGAEQMRQLQEGQPAEITLLSRPDVVMPASIRQMPEPYGSGSSGNVESKDRRTLFEIADFKGLELKSGQNVKIRIVLESKENALWLPPDAVRSFEGRRFVVVRTDQGDRRQTVKVGIETQDQVEITEGVEEGDVIVGQ, from the coding sequence ATGCGACGTGTGCGATACATCGGCACCGCTCTCCTATCGAGCATGCTGGCCTTCCAGCTGGCCGCGTGCGGCGCGGCATCCAGCGCCCAGACCGAGGAAGCCACCCCTACCCCGCTGCCGCCCGCCGCCGAGATCGAGCGGCCCACCTTTGTGGTCAAGCGCGGCACGATCGAGAACCCGCTGGATGTAAACGGGCGCGTCTCGCCCGTCGACCTCAAGGCCCTGGCCTTCAAGCGCGCGGGCACCGTGGCCAGCGTCCACGCCGACAAGGGCCAGCAGGTCAAGGCTGGCGATGTGCTGGCCGAGCTGAAGCAGGATGACGAGGTCGACGCCCTGCGCGAGGCCGAGGACGGTGTGACCCAGGCCCAGCGCGACCTCGACAGCGCCAAGGTGCAGCGCGATAAGCAGATCGCCCAGGCCAAGCTCGACCTTCAGGACGCCCAGGATGCGCTCAAGCGCGTGCTGCCCGGCGGTGCTGACGACCCCATCCGCGCCGCACAGAAGGAGCTGGAGGAAGCCCAGAAGGCCGCCGACACCCAGAACACCACCGGCTCCGAGGGCAAGACCGAGGCCGAGTACAACCTGGTGAAGGCTAGCGAGGCGCTCTCGGACACGCAGAAGCAGGTGAGTGCCGCCTACTGGGATGTGGTCTGGGTCGACAAGTATGGCACCGACCCCGACAACCCCTTCACCGAGACCACCGATGAAAACGGCAAGATCATCCGCAAGCCCAACAAGCTGACCGACGAGCAGAAGCAGGCGATCAAGGACAAGTATACCGAGGCCCAGCGCACCCTGCGCGACTCCGAGCGCGCCGTGGCCCAGGCCGAGCGTGCGCTTGAGAAGGCCCGCAAAGAAGAGATCGACGGCAACGGCGACGCCACCGAGAAGGTGGCCGAGGCCCAGAACAAGCTCAACGACATGATCAGCGGCAGCGGCAACAAAGAGCTCAGCTCGGCCCAGAAGGCCGTGAAGAGCGCCCAGCTGGCCCTTGAGGAGGCCGAGGCCGCCACGCTCAACACCGCCACCAAGGCGGTGGAAGATGCCAAGCGCGCCCTCGACAAGGCCAGGAAAAAAGTCACCGACGGCCAGATCACCGCGCCGCAGGATGGCGAGCTGATCTCGATCTCGATCGGCGAGGGCGACACCGTAGAGGCCGATAGCTTCGTGATCGAGATCGCCGACACCTCGCGGCTGGAGGTGGGGGCCGAGCTTGGGGCCGAGCAGATGCGCCAGCTCCAAGAGGGCCAGCCCGCCGAGATCACGCTGCTCTCGCGCCCCGACGTGGTGATGCCTGCCAGCATCCGCCAGATGCCCGAGCCGTATGGCTCTGGCTCCAGCGGCAATGTCGAGTCGAAAGATCGGCGCACGCTGTTCGAGATCGCCGATTTCAAAGGGCTGGAGCTGAAGAGCGGGCAGAACGTGAAGATCCGGATCGTGCTGGAGAGCAAGGAGAATGCGCTCTGGCTGCCGCCCGACGCGGTGCGCTCGTTCGAGGGGCGGCGCTTCGTGGTGGTGCGCACCGATCAGGGCGACCGCCGCCAGACCGTGAAGGTCGGCATCGAGACCCAGGACCAGGTCGAGATCACCGAGGGCGTGGAAGAGGGCGATGTTATCGTCGGGCAGTAA
- a CDS encoding ABC transporter ATP-binding protein, with the protein MTANESIIQIKQVERTFHVNGRDVHALQGINMDIPRGSFIVLMGPSGSGKTTLLNLLGGLDQPSEGSVLVDGMRLDEVGGESLAALRRRIGFIFQSFALIPTSSVYENVELGLRISGSVPRGEWGTRIRRCVAAVGLLPWIDHRPYELSGGQQQRVAIARALAIRPQIILADEPTGDLDSKTGATVLGLLRELVDNEQVTIVMATHDPAATAYATDVYQLRDGAVAAHEVRA; encoded by the coding sequence ATGACAGCGAACGAATCGATCATCCAGATCAAGCAGGTCGAGCGCACCTTCCACGTCAATGGGCGCGATGTGCACGCCCTCCAGGGCATCAATATGGATATCCCGCGCGGCTCGTTCATCGTGCTGATGGGGCCATCGGGCAGCGGGAAGACCACGCTGCTCAACCTACTGGGCGGGCTCGACCAGCCGAGCGAGGGCAGCGTGCTGGTGGATGGCATGCGCCTCGACGAGGTAGGCGGCGAGTCGCTGGCCGCGCTGCGCCGCCGCATCGGCTTCATCTTCCAGAGCTTCGCGCTCATCCCCACCTCCTCGGTGTACGAGAACGTCGAGCTGGGCCTGCGCATCTCGGGCAGCGTGCCGCGCGGCGAGTGGGGCACCCGCATCCGCCGCTGCGTGGCCGCCGTGGGCCTGCTGCCCTGGATCGACCACCGCCCCTACGAGCTGTCTGGCGGCCAGCAGCAGCGCGTGGCCATCGCCCGCGCCCTAGCCATCCGCCCGCAGATCATCCTGGCCGACGAGCCGACCGGCGACCTGGACAGCAAGACCGGCGCGACCGTGCTGGGCCTGCTGCGCGAGCTGGTGGACAACGAGCAGGTCACCATCGTGATGGCCACGCACGACCCCGCCGCCACCGCCTACGCCACCGATGTGTACCAGCTGCGCGACGGCGCGGTGGCCGCGCACGAGGTGCGGGCGTAG
- a CDS encoding FtsX-like permease family protein: MLKIPQAILAVLITALKRLRANWGLTLCALIALTAAVALAMSIPMYAEASNLRLLKDEIQKQEERNNRSAFALLFQYIGSWNGALEWDKVKPADDYISGRGLDSLRLPLHGLGRYVTTDILKLYLPQSSATENQYLKDIKLGFLSGMDGQIQIVDGERPKAASGISDAVEVMVSRDMADEVGINVGDSFSVVGSAGSKVVPIPIRVSAIWQAVNPEDPAWFYPTSSFKDVILLNEQSYTGPVAAALQKEVGLVIWFARMDGSGLNADNAGLLLSRVERVRARASGAVPGLKLVQSPAEALGRYQTGVSTLTNQLLVFSVPILALVLYFAALVASLLLGRQRAEIALLKTRGVRDAQILGISVVEWLLIGGSALALGAPLALTFAQFMGRTVSFLNISNDVAPLTISVNENAWGYGLVAVGLAMLAALVPAAFATRRTLVDEQQQAARSVRPPFWQRSFLDVLLLLPPIYGIYQLQRTGGLQLGGVAGSDPFSNPLLVLVPVLLCFALGLLAVRIIPWVFELLARAARGPRWVGPLVAFQALARQPGNYRGPLLLLVLTLSLATFSASMAATLDGAMRAAINYKVGAQTQLLETGESTEQSSGGGQNGGGGGGGGGGGGGTPDKKDIQKEPRFLFVPVTEHLTVSGIKAASRVGIYDETTVNLGGASKQVQLLGIDRINFPQVITGFPKQWGGGQSLGALMNLLARNADGVIVSKDVLAAGLNIGDTIPASVKIAGDQREVKFRIIAATDLWPGFYPQDAPIMVANLDYIFDSMGGQYPYDVWIAREPGAKVTDIMNGVRGLGITVVDAVDAQEQIAAEQAKPQRQGLFGLLSVGFITSGGLTLIGFLLASLITARRRSIELGVLRALGLSGLQVGLALVLEQVTLVIAGLAAGTGIGLAVSAYVVPLFQVGIPPHPGTPSFQPQIAWDQVTIIYLVFGAALTLTLLALAWSLGRLRLFQAVKLGDMN, encoded by the coding sequence ATGCTAAAAATACCCCAAGCGATTCTGGCCGTGCTGATCACGGCGCTCAAGCGGCTGCGGGCCAACTGGGGCCTCACGCTCTGCGCCCTGATCGCCCTGACGGCTGCGGTGGCACTGGCGATGAGCATCCCCATGTACGCCGAGGCATCCAACCTGCGCCTGCTGAAGGACGAGATCCAGAAGCAGGAGGAGCGCAACAACCGATCGGCCTTCGCGCTGCTGTTCCAGTACATCGGCTCGTGGAATGGCGCGCTGGAGTGGGATAAAGTCAAGCCCGCCGACGACTACATCAGCGGGCGCGGGCTTGACTCGCTGCGGCTGCCGCTGCACGGCCTGGGGCGTTATGTCACTACCGACATCCTCAAGCTGTACCTGCCACAGTCGTCGGCCACCGAGAACCAGTACCTCAAAGACATCAAGCTGGGCTTTCTCAGCGGGATGGATGGCCAGATCCAGATCGTAGATGGCGAGCGCCCCAAGGCGGCCAGCGGCATCAGCGATGCGGTGGAAGTGATGGTCAGCCGCGACATGGCCGACGAGGTCGGCATCAACGTGGGCGACAGCTTCAGCGTGGTGGGCAGCGCGGGCAGCAAGGTGGTGCCCATCCCCATCCGCGTCAGCGCGATCTGGCAGGCCGTGAACCCCGAAGACCCCGCGTGGTTCTACCCCACCAGCTCGTTCAAGGATGTCATCCTGCTCAACGAGCAGAGCTACACCGGCCCGGTGGCGGCTGCGCTGCAGAAAGAGGTCGGGCTGGTGATCTGGTTCGCCCGTATGGACGGCAGCGGGCTGAACGCCGACAACGCCGGGCTGCTGCTCAGCCGCGTCGAGCGGGTGCGCGCCCGCGCCTCGGGCGCAGTGCCTGGCCTCAAGCTGGTGCAGAGCCCCGCCGAGGCGCTGGGCCGCTACCAGACGGGCGTGAGCACGCTTACCAACCAACTGCTGGTGTTCAGCGTGCCCATTCTGGCGCTGGTGCTCTACTTCGCGGCGCTGGTGGCCTCGCTGCTGCTGGGTCGCCAGCGCGCCGAGATCGCCCTGCTGAAGACCAGGGGCGTGCGCGACGCGCAGATCCTGGGCATCTCGGTGGTGGAGTGGCTGCTGATCGGCGGCAGCGCGCTGGCGCTGGGCGCGCCGCTGGCGCTCACCTTCGCGCAGTTCATGGGCCGCACCGTCTCGTTCCTGAATATATCCAACGATGTCGCGCCGCTCACCATCAGCGTCAACGAGAACGCCTGGGGCTACGGCCTAGTGGCGGTGGGCCTAGCCATGCTGGCCGCGCTCGTGCCCGCCGCGTTCGCCACGCGCCGCACCCTGGTGGATGAGCAGCAGCAGGCCGCGCGCTCGGTGCGCCCGCCCTTCTGGCAGCGCTCCTTCCTGGATGTGCTGCTGCTGCTGCCGCCGATCTACGGCATCTACCAGCTCCAGCGCACCGGCGGGCTTCAGCTGGGCGGCGTTGCTGGGTCCGACCCGTTTTCCAACCCGCTGCTGGTGCTGGTGCCGGTGCTGCTATGCTTCGCGCTGGGCCTGCTGGCGGTGCGCATCATCCCGTGGGTGTTCGAGCTGCTGGCCCGCGCCGCGCGCGGCCCGCGCTGGGTCGGCCCGCTGGTGGCCTTCCAGGCCTTGGCGCGACAGCCCGGCAACTATCGCGGCCCGCTGCTGCTGCTGGTGCTGACGCTCAGCCTGGCCACCTTCTCGGCATCCATGGCCGCCACGCTCGACGGCGCGATGCGCGCCGCGATCAACTACAAGGTCGGCGCGCAGACCCAGCTGCTGGAGACGGGCGAATCTACCGAGCAGAGCAGCGGCGGTGGCCAGAACGGCGGCGGTGGCGGCGGTGGCGGCGGTGGCGGCGGCGGAACACCAGACAAGAAGGACATCCAGAAAGAGCCGCGCTTCCTGTTTGTGCCCGTGACCGAGCATCTCACCGTGTCAGGCATCAAGGCCGCCAGCCGTGTGGGCATCTACGACGAGACCACCGTGAACCTGGGCGGGGCCAGCAAGCAGGTGCAGCTGCTGGGCATCGACCGGATCAACTTCCCGCAGGTCATCACCGGCTTCCCCAAGCAGTGGGGCGGCGGCCAGTCGCTAGGAGCGCTGATGAACCTGCTGGCCCGCAATGCCGACGGCGTGATCGTGAGCAAGGATGTGCTGGCCGCAGGCCTCAACATCGGCGACACCATCCCCGCATCGGTGAAGATCGCGGGCGACCAGCGCGAGGTCAAGTTCCGCATCATCGCCGCCACCGACCTGTGGCCGGGCTTCTACCCGCAGGATGCGCCGATCATGGTGGCCAATCTCGACTATATCTTCGACTCGATGGGCGGCCAGTACCCCTACGACGTGTGGATCGCCCGCGAGCCAGGCGCAAAGGTGACGGACATTATGAACGGCGTGCGCGGCCTGGGCATCACCGTGGTGGATGCGGTGGATGCGCAGGAGCAGATCGCCGCCGAGCAGGCCAAGCCGCAGCGACAGGGCCTGTTCGGGCTGCTCTCAGTGGGCTTCATCACCTCGGGCGGGCTCACGCTGATCGGCTTCCTGCTGGCCTCGCTGATCACCGCCCGCCGCCGCTCGATTGAGCTGGGCGTGCTGCGCGCCCTGGGCCTCAGCGGGCTGCAGGTGGGGCTGGCCCTAGTGCTTGAGCAGGTCACGCTGGTGATCGCCGGGCTGGCCGCTGGCACCGGCATCGGCCTCGCAGTCTCGGCATACGTAGTGCCGCTGTTCCAGGTGGGCATCCCGCCACACCCCGGCACGCCGAGCTTCCAGCCGCAGATCGCCTGGGATCAGGTCACCATCATCTACCTTGTGTTCGGGGCCGCGCTCACGCTCACCCTGCTGGCGCTGGCATGGTCGCTCGGGCGGCTGCGGCTGTTCCAGGCGGTCAAGCTGGGCGATATGAACTAA